The Nodosilinea sp. PGN35 genome has a window encoding:
- a CDS encoding PAS domain S-box protein → MKDATDEAERLAAVRRYQILDTPPEEAFDRITAIAARVLDVPIALISLVDGDRIWFKSRHGLDLEQIDRELGLCASAILQRGVYTIADARQDPRSQAHSLVVGELGLRFYAAAPLTTPDGFALGTLCVLDRLPRQLTAAETHTLVDLANLVIDQLKLRQLNQSLDASKQALYLSNQHFRNAFDYAGTGMALTSLEGHWLEVNRALCEITGYSEAELLATDFQSLTHPDDLEADLALMAQLIRREIRHCHLEKRYRHRQGHWTWILLSCSLVCDLQQNPLYFVSQIQDINGRKQSEMALRKSQAMLLESQAVGHIGSWEYDVATQTVIWSAEKFRILGRDPALGEPSFDELLRLYHPEDGDRLRQAVEHTLATGEPYSLRLRFTRSDGEIRYLDDRGQAERNAQGKIVRLFGIAQDITERVQAEVELREMSTALAHAVEGISRLDSTGRYTQVNQAYAAMVGYTPAELVGRPWQMTVHPDDLDRVTAAWGRMLTEGKVNVEARGVRQDGSVFHKQLSMVLAYDDQHQAHGHYCFMKDISEKARLEAERTQAENALQQELQRLSEVIETQQEVTLVNPHLDLVMAVIVERALQLTRADGAAVELLEGKELVCQAAGGLAAVHRGWRLPLAHSLSGRCLTEGQGLYCADSDRDRRVNRSLAETLGLRSMVVVPLTAQTEPVGVIKVFSARADAFTESDRQTLQLMAGLLAASLHLSREFEAKTILLQELQDSEERYRSVVAALSEGVAVVQADGTLLTCNASAAKIVGLQSWQIVGRSLTDMTLSFLQDDGSPCSPDDHPAWITLRTGQPVNNRVLGLVKPHGTTWVSCSTRPLQHPDDSLPYAVVLSFTDITELRRSEVAALRRRAEQERLLSEIAQRIRQTLDLEAILNTAVTEVQQFLRTDRVMLYRFEVDGSGTVIAEAVTAGQPSLLGQKIQTAADGTHLAGYLRGEVRACANIQTDEAIPCPLDRLTQAKAKVIVPIVQGNCLWGVLLAYHGQGPHPWEDSELDLLKRLAIQLAIAIQQSQLYQHIQTVNRQLEHLATHDGLTQLANRRSFDIYLQQEWVRLLRVQAPLSLILCDIDYFKPYNDTYGHPAGDVCLQQVAQALGRVAKRPADLVARYGGEEFALVLPNTDRAGAEAIARAIQQALVELALFHGASPLGQRITLSLGIACQIPAGGQSVQGLIDQADAALYQAKQQGRDRYQIFAAPDTSRDVS, encoded by the coding sequence ATGAAGGACGCAACCGATGAGGCTGAGCGGCTAGCGGCGGTGCGGCGATACCAAATCTTGGATACGCCGCCGGAGGAGGCGTTTGATCGCATCACGGCGATCGCGGCCCGGGTCCTGGATGTCCCCATTGCCCTGATCAGCCTGGTCGATGGCGATCGCATCTGGTTTAAGTCGCGCCACGGGTTAGATCTAGAGCAGATCGACCGGGAACTGGGGCTGTGCGCCTCGGCGATTTTGCAGCGTGGGGTCTACACCATTGCCGATGCCCGTCAAGACCCGCGATCGCAGGCCCACTCCCTGGTGGTGGGCGAGCTGGGCCTGAGGTTTTACGCCGCCGCCCCCCTCACCACCCCCGATGGCTTTGCCCTCGGCACCCTGTGCGTTCTCGATCGCCTGCCCCGCCAGCTCACCGCCGCCGAAACCCATACCCTGGTTGACCTGGCCAACCTGGTGATAGATCAGCTGAAGCTGCGCCAGCTCAACCAGTCCCTAGATGCCAGCAAACAGGCCCTGTACCTGAGCAACCAGCACTTTCGCAACGCCTTTGACTACGCTGGCACCGGCATGGCCCTGACCAGCCTGGAGGGCCACTGGCTGGAGGTCAATCGCGCCCTCTGCGAGATTACCGGCTACAGCGAGGCCGAGCTGCTAGCCACCGATTTTCAGTCCCTCACCCACCCCGACGACTTAGAGGCTGACCTGGCGCTGATGGCGCAGCTCATCCGCCGTGAGATTCGCCACTGCCACCTCGAAAAGCGCTATCGCCATCGGCAGGGGCACTGGACCTGGATTTTGCTCAGCTGCTCGCTGGTGTGCGACCTCCAGCAAAACCCCCTGTACTTTGTGTCGCAAATTCAGGATATCAACGGGCGCAAGCAGTCAGAAATGGCCCTGCGTAAAAGCCAGGCCATGCTGCTGGAGTCCCAGGCGGTGGGCCATATCGGCAGCTGGGAGTACGATGTCGCCACCCAAACGGTGATCTGGTCCGCCGAAAAATTTCGCATTCTGGGGCGCGACCCCGCCCTGGGCGAACCCAGCTTCGATGAGCTGCTGCGGCTCTACCATCCCGAAGATGGCGATCGCCTGCGCCAGGCGGTAGAGCACACCCTGGCCACGGGCGAGCCCTACAGCCTGCGGCTCAGATTCACCCGCAGCGATGGAGAAATTCGCTACCTCGACGACCGGGGCCAGGCCGAGCGCAATGCCCAGGGCAAAATCGTGCGCCTGTTTGGCATTGCCCAGGACATTACCGAGCGGGTGCAGGCCGAGGTCGAGCTGCGGGAGATGAGCACCGCCCTGGCCCATGCGGTCGAAGGCATCTCTCGCCTAGATTCAACCGGTCGCTATACCCAGGTCAACCAGGCCTACGCCGCTATGGTGGGCTATACCCCCGCAGAGCTGGTGGGCCGACCCTGGCAAATGACCGTCCACCCCGACGATTTAGACCGCGTTACGGCGGCCTGGGGGCGGATGCTGACCGAGGGCAAGGTCAACGTCGAGGCCCGGGGAGTGCGCCAGGATGGCTCGGTTTTTCACAAGCAGCTGTCTATGGTGCTGGCCTACGACGACCAGCACCAGGCCCACGGTCACTACTGCTTTATGAAGGACATCAGCGAAAAGGCGCGCCTTGAGGCCGAACGTACGCAGGCCGAAAATGCTCTGCAACAGGAGCTTCAGCGCCTGTCTGAGGTGATTGAAACCCAGCAGGAGGTGACCCTGGTCAACCCCCACCTCGACCTGGTGATGGCGGTGATTGTCGAACGCGCGCTCCAGCTCACCCGCGCCGATGGGGCCGCCGTGGAGCTGCTGGAGGGCAAAGAGCTGGTGTGCCAGGCGGCGGGCGGTTTAGCTGCGGTGCATCGGGGCTGGCGGCTGCCCCTGGCCCACAGCCTGAGCGGGCGGTGCCTGACGGAGGGGCAGGGGCTGTACTGCGCCGACAGCGATCGCGACCGGCGAGTCAATCGCTCCCTGGCGGAGACCCTGGGGCTGCGATCGATGGTGGTGGTGCCCCTCACCGCCCAAACCGAGCCCGTGGGCGTGATCAAGGTGTTTTCGGCCAGGGCCGACGCCTTTACCGAGTCCGACCGCCAGACCCTCCAGCTGATGGCGGGGCTGCTGGCCGCCAGCCTGCACCTGTCGCGGGAATTTGAGGCCAAAACTATCCTGCTGCAAGAGCTGCAAGACAGTGAGGAGCGCTACCGCTCGGTGGTAGCGGCGCTGTCTGAGGGGGTGGCGGTGGTGCAGGCCGATGGTACCCTGCTCACCTGCAACGCCAGCGCCGCCAAGATTGTGGGTCTGCAAAGCTGGCAGATCGTGGGGCGATCGCTGACCGACATGACCCTGAGCTTTCTCCAGGACGACGGTTCGCCCTGCTCCCCCGACGACCACCCGGCCTGGATCACCCTGCGCACCGGGCAGCCCGTCAACAATCGGGTGCTGGGCCTGGTCAAGCCCCATGGCACCACCTGGGTTTCTTGCAGTACTCGCCCTCTGCAGCACCCCGATGACTCCCTGCCCTACGCGGTGGTGCTGTCGTTTACCGACATTACCGAGCTGAGGCGTTCGGAGGTGGCAGCCCTCAGGCGGCGGGCCGAGCAGGAGCGTCTGCTCAGCGAGATTGCCCAGCGCATTCGCCAAACCCTCGACCTGGAAGCCATTCTCAACACCGCCGTCACGGAGGTGCAGCAGTTTTTGCGCACCGACCGGGTGATGCTCTACCGGTTTGAAGTTGATGGCAGCGGTACGGTCATTGCCGAGGCGGTTACGGCGGGGCAGCCCTCCCTGCTGGGGCAAAAGATTCAGACCGCCGCCGACGGTACCCACCTGGCGGGCTACCTGCGGGGCGAGGTCAGAGCCTGCGCCAATATCCAGACCGACGAAGCGATTCCCTGCCCGCTGGATCGCCTCACCCAGGCCAAGGCCAAGGTGATTGTGCCCATCGTGCAGGGCAACTGTCTGTGGGGCGTGCTGCTGGCCTACCACGGTCAGGGCCCGCACCCCTGGGAAGACTCTGAGCTTGACCTGCTCAAGCGGCTGGCGATTCAGCTGGCGATCGCCATTCAGCAGTCGCAGCTGTACCAGCACATTCAAACGGTCAACCGCCAGCTCGAACACCTGGCCACCCACGATGGCCTCACCCAGCTGGCCAACCGCCGCAGCTTTGATATTTACCTCCAGCAGGAGTGGGTTCGCCTGCTGCGGGTTCAGGCCCCCCTGAGCCTGATTTTGTGCGACATCGACTACTTCAAACCCTATAACGACACCTACGGTCATCCGGCGGGGGATGTGTGTTTGCAGCAGGTGGCCCAGGCCCTAGGGCGGGTGGCCAAGCGCCCCGCTGACCTGGTGGCCCGCTACGGCGGCGAGGAGTTTGCCCTGGTGTTGCCCAACACCGACCGGGCCGGGGCTGAGGCGATCGCCCGCGCCATTCAGCAGGCTCTGGTGGAGCTGGCCCTGTTCCACGGGGCCTCGCCCCTGGGCCAGCGCATTACCCTCAGCCTGGGCATTGCCTGCCAGATTCCCGCCGGGGGGCAGTCGGTGCAGGGCTTAATCGACCAGGCCGATGCCGCCCTCTACCAGGCCAAGCAGCAGGGGCGCGATCGCTACCAGATCTTTGCTGCACCAGACACCAGCCGTGACGTTTCGTGA
- a CDS encoding response regulator yields the protein MTATAGGNEQILLVEDDDLVRRYVQNQLEQMGYRVTVASSGPTALEIVRQQPTIDLLFTDVVMPGGMSGRELGDAARRLRPDLKILYTSGYSEQAIVHPGRLDPGVKLLSKPFSRAKLAQKVRDVLDE from the coding sequence ATGACGGCAACGGCGGGTGGTAACGAGCAGATTCTTTTGGTTGAAGATGACGATCTGGTGCGCCGCTACGTGCAAAATCAGCTGGAGCAGATGGGGTACCGGGTGACGGTGGCCAGCAGCGGCCCGACAGCGCTGGAAATTGTTCGGCAGCAGCCCACCATCGACCTGCTGTTTACCGATGTGGTGATGCCTGGCGGCATGAGCGGTCGAGAGCTGGGCGACGCCGCCCGGCGACTGCGGCCCGACCTCAAAATACTGTATACCTCAGGCTACTCAGAGCAGGCGATCGTTCATCCCGGGCGGCTCGACCCCGGCGTTAAACTGTTGAGCAAGCCCTTCAGCCGGGCTAAATTAGCCCAAAAAGTGCGCGACGTGCTGGATGAGTAG
- a CDS encoding EAL domain-containing protein, which yields MGDRRLLILDDDPMTGETIQRIAEFAGLEVRFTPDPGDFFTLLHDWRPTHIALDLVMPTMDGVQVMARLAKLSCRAKIIITSGVGSRVLDAAGRSAVEHGLDIAGVLAKPFSPIQLREMLLGQRGSGALSAEPPKPVSPADITLADLQRGLDQREFVLAYQPKVLCTTGELAGVEALVRWAHPTHGLLPPGQFIPLAESCDLIDRLTDQVIDQALAWFGSLCAGTAQPPPVPCDRLMLSVNISARTLANVALFERVYQRCEAHRVDPARLIFELTETSAMDDPVASLDLLTRLRVIGFHLSIDDFGTGFSSMLQLVRLPFSEIKVDKSFVMTAMASSESRTVVKFIVDLGHSLGLRCTAEGVEDAETLAYLTAIGCDLAQGYHIARPLAGEDFRPWLAARFSSPTP from the coding sequence ATGGGCGATCGCCGACTGTTGATTCTAGACGATGATCCCATGACCGGGGAGACGATTCAGCGAATTGCTGAATTTGCCGGGCTGGAGGTGCGCTTTACCCCTGACCCAGGCGATTTTTTCACTCTGCTCCACGACTGGCGACCCACCCACATCGCCCTCGACCTGGTGATGCCCACCATGGACGGCGTGCAGGTGATGGCCCGGCTGGCCAAGCTGTCGTGCCGGGCCAAAATTATTATCACCAGCGGCGTGGGCAGCCGGGTGCTCGATGCCGCCGGGCGCTCGGCGGTCGAGCACGGCCTCGACATTGCTGGGGTGCTGGCCAAGCCCTTCTCGCCCATCCAGCTGCGGGAGATGCTGCTGGGCCAGCGGGGCAGCGGCGCGCTGTCCGCAGAGCCTCCCAAGCCTGTCTCGCCTGCCGACATTACCCTGGCCGACCTGCAACGGGGCCTCGACCAGCGGGAGTTTGTGCTGGCCTACCAGCCCAAGGTGCTCTGCACTACCGGCGAACTGGCCGGGGTTGAGGCTCTGGTGCGGTGGGCCCACCCCACCCACGGCCTGCTGCCGCCGGGGCAGTTTATTCCCCTGGCGGAGAGCTGCGATCTGATCGATCGCCTCACCGACCAGGTGATCGACCAGGCCCTGGCCTGGTTTGGCTCGCTGTGCGCCGGCACCGCTCAGCCGCCGCCTGTTCCCTGCGATCGCCTGATGCTGTCGGTGAATATTTCGGCCCGCACCCTGGCCAATGTGGCTCTGTTTGAGCGCGTGTACCAACGCTGTGAGGCCCACCGGGTTGACCCCGCCCGGCTGATCTTTGAACTCACCGAAACCAGCGCCATGGATGACCCGGTGGCCTCCCTCGATCTGCTCACCCGGCTGCGGGTGATCGGCTTTCACCTATCGATTGACGATTTTGGCACCGGGTTTTCGTCAATGCTCCAGCTGGTGCGGCTGCCCTTTTCAGAAATTAAAGTCGATAAGTCCTTTGTGATGACGGCGATGGCCTCCTCCGAGTCGCGCACGGTGGTGAAATTCATTGTCGATCTGGGCCACAGCCTGGGCCTGCGCTGCACCGCCGAAGGGGTGGAAGATGCCGAGACCCTGGCGTACCTCACCGCCATTGGCTGCGACCTGGCCCAGGGCTACCACATTGCTCGCCCCCTGGCGGGCGAAGATTTTCGCCCCTGGCTGGCCGCTCGCTTTAGCTCGCCCACCCCCTGA
- a CDS encoding PAS domain S-box protein — protein sequence MVQSVPTPDSSLTELPGGGSAIAPPEPDLAAVIETLDQGLVVCDRHQRITAINPAARRLLGLGASPVTAAALTAAVSLYIPGDRTPLPADQFPLWRGLAGETLGDLELAIVPPGGDRSMVLIHSRPLLDASGRLDGAIMSLYDITQRYRAETALRHSNRGLRTQAQQRMEDLRAVNLQLQQAEATLRLFYDLPFLGMAIIAADTQTWVRFNDRLCDMLGYRRDEMQQQLWTDLTHPDDRPRALDQIAQLLAGTIDSSVLETRFVRKDNLIVYTSLELRVILTGDGSPACLVTTIQDITERKLAETALVESETRFRATFEQAAVGIAHVAPDGLLLWLNPALGEILGYFHYELIGESLQGMIHPDDRAIDQRYRDEMLQGQRQSFTWQQRYCCQDRRLIWASLTVSLVRDSMQQPKYFIVVMQDITPAKQAETTLQQYAHRLRGLHDMDRAILTNFEPQDIAQSALQLLSQLLRCPQGMVALFDQDLQRGEILADTGVQRPATMPLFPQRLVLPLGEFVLAQGPRPAAVLRVHSAQQLPSLPTILQRFTATPIQAVMTIPLVVNGDVIGEITLTSPHPAHFSDGHEEVAQEVADHLAIALQNARLFEQVRHDRARLHALSSQLLEAQETERRFLAHELHDEVGQALTAVKLNLHRLDRITDNPRASEPLQDCLTIVDGALQQVRNLSLDLRPSMLDDLGLVPALRWYLNRHADRTGLQVTLACDPPPEGLPLSTETACFRIVQEALTNIARHAQAQTVAITLGQTDHTLHLTIQDDGVGFDLEAVGRAKTEGTSLGLLGMEERGVLIGGQLTITSAPGKGTHIALRVPIRN from the coding sequence ATGGTTCAATCCGTTCCCACCCCAGATAGCAGCCTGACTGAGCTGCCGGGCGGTGGCTCTGCGATCGCTCCCCCCGAGCCTGACCTGGCGGCGGTGATTGAAACCCTGGATCAGGGCCTGGTGGTGTGCGATCGCCACCAGCGCATTACCGCGATCAACCCTGCCGCCCGCCGCCTGCTGGGCCTGGGGGCCAGCCCGGTGACCGCCGCCGCCCTGACGGCGGCGGTAAGTCTCTACATACCGGGCGATCGCACGCCGCTACCTGCCGATCAATTTCCCCTGTGGCGGGGGCTGGCGGGGGAAACCCTGGGGGATCTCGAGCTGGCGATCGTGCCTCCGGGGGGCGATCGCTCCATGGTTCTGATCCATAGCCGTCCCCTGCTCGATGCCAGCGGACGCCTCGACGGGGCAATCATGAGCCTCTACGACATCACCCAGCGCTACCGGGCCGAAACCGCCCTGCGACACAGCAACCGGGGCCTGCGCACCCAGGCCCAGCAGCGGATGGAAGATCTGCGGGCCGTCAACCTTCAGCTCCAGCAGGCCGAAGCTACCCTGCGCCTGTTCTACGATCTGCCGTTTTTGGGTATGGCGATTATTGCCGCCGATACCCAGACCTGGGTGCGGTTCAACGACCGCCTCTGCGACATGCTGGGCTACCGCCGCGACGAGATGCAGCAGCAGCTCTGGACAGATCTCACCCACCCCGACGATCGGCCCCGCGCCCTCGACCAGATTGCCCAACTGCTGGCCGGCACCATCGATAGCAGCGTTCTTGAAACCCGGTTTGTGCGCAAAGACAACCTGATCGTCTACACGTCTTTAGAACTCAGGGTGATTCTCACCGGGGACGGCAGCCCCGCCTGCTTGGTCACCACCATTCAAGACATCACCGAGCGCAAGCTGGCCGAAACTGCCCTGGTGGAGAGTGAAACTCGTTTTCGTGCCACCTTTGAGCAGGCGGCGGTGGGCATTGCCCACGTCGCTCCCGACGGCCTGCTGCTGTGGCTCAACCCCGCCCTGGGGGAGATTCTCGGCTACTTTCACTACGAGCTAATCGGCGAATCGCTCCAGGGGATGATTCACCCCGACGACCGGGCCATCGATCAGCGCTACCGCGACGAGATGTTGCAGGGCCAGCGCCAGAGCTTCACCTGGCAGCAGCGCTACTGCTGCCAAGATCGCCGGCTGATCTGGGCCAGTCTAACCGTGTCGCTGGTGCGGGATTCGATGCAGCAGCCCAAATATTTCATCGTCGTGATGCAGGATATCACCCCGGCCAAGCAGGCCGAAACCACTCTCCAGCAGTACGCCCACCGCCTGCGCGGCCTGCACGACATGGACCGAGCCATTCTCACCAACTTTGAGCCCCAGGATATTGCCCAGTCTGCTCTGCAACTGCTCAGCCAGCTGCTCCGCTGCCCCCAGGGCATGGTTGCCCTGTTTGACCAAGACCTTCAGCGGGGAGAGATTCTGGCCGATACCGGCGTCCAACGCCCGGCTACCATGCCCCTCTTTCCCCAGCGGCTGGTGCTGCCCCTAGGAGAATTTGTCTTGGCCCAGGGCCCTCGTCCCGCTGCCGTCTTGCGGGTGCACAGTGCCCAGCAGCTGCCTTCACTCCCGACCATTTTGCAGCGGTTTACGGCCACCCCAATCCAGGCGGTGATGACCATTCCTCTGGTGGTCAATGGGGATGTGATCGGCGAGATTACGCTGACCTCGCCCCACCCGGCCCACTTTAGCGACGGCCACGAAGAAGTCGCCCAGGAGGTGGCTGACCACCTGGCCATTGCCCTGCAAAATGCTCGCTTGTTTGAGCAGGTCAGGCACGATCGCGCCCGCCTGCACGCCCTCTCCAGCCAGCTGCTAGAGGCCCAGGAAACCGAGCGCCGCTTCCTAGCCCACGAGCTGCACGACGAGGTGGGCCAGGCCCTCACCGCCGTCAAGCTCAACCTGCACCGCCTCGATCGCATTACAGACAACCCCAGGGCCAGTGAACCCCTGCAAGACTGCCTCACCATTGTCGATGGGGCGCTCCAGCAGGTGCGCAACCTCTCCCTCGACCTGCGGCCCTCCATGCTCGACGACCTGGGGCTGGTGCCCGCCCTGCGCTGGTACCTCAACCGTCACGCCGATCGCACGGGTCTCCAGGTAACTCTGGCGTGCGACCCACCCCCCGAGGGACTGCCGCTCTCCACTGAGACCGCCTGTTTTCGCATCGTGCAGGAGGCCCTGACCAACATTGCCCGCCACGCCCAGGCCCAGACCGTCGCCATTACTCTGGGGCAGACCGACCACACGCTGCACCTCACCATTCAAGACGACGGCGTGGGGTTTGACCTGGAGGCGGTGGGCCGGGCTAAAACCGAGGGCACCAGCCTGGGCCTGCTGGGTATGGAGGAGCGGGGCGTGCTGATCGGCGGGCAGTTGACGATTACCTCGGCACCGGGGAAGGGGACGCATATTGCTCTGCGGGTGCCGATTCGGAATTAG
- the ilvD gene encoding dihydroxy-acid dehydratase, translating to MPTYRSKTSTQGRNMAGARALWRATGMQTADFEKPIVAVANSFTQFVPGHVHLKDLGQLVCREIEAAGGVAKEFNTIAVDDGIAMGHDGMLYSLPSREIIADSVEYMANAHCADALVCISNCDKITPGMLMAALRLNIPAVFVSGGPMEAGKTRLAEHKLDLVDAMVVAANDSASDELVEEYERSACPTCGSCSGMFTANSMNCLTEAIGLSLPGNGTTLATHFDRKDLFLTAARTIVDITRRYYEQGDESVLPRSVASFQAFENAMMLDIAMGGSTNTILHLLAAAREAEVGFTMTDIDRLSRQVPQLCKVAPNTQQYHVEDVHRAGGVYAILGELARAGLLHTNLPTVHSATLEEALERWDVIRTQDEAVHTFFRAGPAGIPTQVAFSQDTRWPSLDLDRQSGCIRSAEHAYSQEGGLAVLYGNLAANGCVVKTAGIDVSMFEAEQLRYTTSVPTSTLRVFEGPARVFESQDAAVNAILGDRIQPGDVVVIRYEGPRGGPGMQEMLYPTSYLKSKGLGKVCALLTDGRFSGGTSGLSIGHVSPEAAAGGNIALVEEGDRIVIDIPNRTINVALSEEELANRRAAMDAKGKAAWKPAQPRQRRVTAALKAYALLATSADQGGVRNLELLE from the coding sequence ATGCCGACCTACCGCTCTAAAACCTCCACCCAGGGCCGCAACATGGCCGGGGCTCGCGCCCTCTGGCGGGCCACCGGCATGCAGACCGCCGACTTTGAGAAACCCATTGTTGCGGTGGCCAACTCCTTCACCCAGTTTGTGCCGGGCCACGTACACCTGAAGGATCTGGGGCAGCTGGTGTGCCGCGAGATCGAGGCAGCGGGCGGTGTCGCCAAAGAGTTCAACACCATCGCCGTCGATGACGGCATCGCCATGGGCCACGACGGCATGCTCTACAGCCTGCCCTCCCGCGAGATCATCGCCGACTCGGTGGAGTACATGGCCAACGCCCACTGCGCCGACGCCCTGGTCTGCATTTCCAACTGCGACAAGATCACCCCCGGCATGCTGATGGCGGCCCTGCGGCTCAACATTCCGGCGGTGTTTGTCTCGGGCGGGCCGATGGAGGCGGGCAAGACCAGGCTGGCCGAGCACAAGCTCGACCTGGTGGATGCCATGGTGGTGGCCGCCAACGACAGCGCCAGCGATGAGCTGGTGGAAGAATACGAGCGCTCCGCCTGCCCCACCTGCGGCTCCTGCTCGGGCATGTTTACCGCCAACTCGATGAACTGCCTCACCGAGGCGATCGGCCTGTCGCTGCCGGGCAACGGCACGACGCTCGCCACCCACTTCGATCGCAAGGATCTCTTCCTCACCGCCGCCCGCACCATCGTCGATATCACTCGCCGCTACTACGAGCAGGGCGACGAGTCGGTGCTGCCCCGCTCCGTCGCCAGCTTCCAGGCCTTTGAGAATGCCATGATGCTGGATATCGCCATGGGTGGATCCACCAATACCATCCTGCACCTGCTGGCTGCCGCCCGCGAGGCCGAGGTGGGTTTTACCATGACTGACATCGATCGCCTCTCCCGCCAGGTGCCCCAGCTGTGCAAGGTGGCCCCCAATACCCAGCAGTACCACGTGGAGGATGTTCACCGGGCCGGGGGGGTGTACGCCATTTTGGGCGAGCTGGCCCGGGCCGGACTCCTGCACACCAACCTGCCCACCGTCCACAGCGCCACCCTGGAGGAGGCGCTGGAGCGCTGGGATGTGATCCGCACGCAGGACGAGGCCGTACACACCTTCTTCCGGGCTGGCCCGGCGGGCATTCCTACCCAGGTGGCCTTCAGCCAGGACACGCGCTGGCCTTCCCTCGATCTCGATCGGCAATCGGGCTGCATCCGCAGTGCAGAGCACGCCTATTCCCAGGAGGGTGGCCTGGCGGTGCTCTACGGCAACCTGGCCGCCAATGGCTGCGTTGTCAAGACCGCAGGCATTGATGTCAGCATGTTTGAGGCGGAGCAGTTGCGCTACACCACCAGTGTGCCAACCTCGACCCTGCGGGTGTTTGAAGGGCCTGCCCGCGTATTTGAGAGCCAGGATGCGGCGGTGAATGCGATTCTGGGCGATCGCATTCAGCCCGGCGACGTGGTGGTGATCCGCTACGAGGGGCCGCGCGGCGGGCCGGGCATGCAGGAGATGCTCTACCCCACCAGCTATCTCAAATCTAAGGGCCTGGGCAAGGTCTGCGCCCTGCTCACCGACGGGCGGTTTTCGGGCGGCACCTCGGGCCTCTCCATCGGCCATGTCTCGCCGGAGGCGGCGGCGGGCGGCAACATTGCTCTGGTAGAGGAGGGCGATCGCATCGTGATCGACATCCCCAACCGCACCATCAACGTCGCTCTCTCCGAAGAGGAGCTGGCCAACCGCCGGGCCGCCATGGACGCCAAGGGCAAAGCCGCCTGGAAGCCCGCCCAGCCCCGCCAGCGCCGGGTGACCGCCGCCCTCAAGGCCTACGCCCTACTGGCCACCAGCGCCGACCAGGGCGGCGTCCGCAACCTGGAGCTGCTGGAGTAA